In Campylobacter showae, the genomic stretch AATTTACAATGCAAATTTAGCCACTCTGCTCGCGCAGGACGAGGGCAAGGCCTACAATCTTAGCTTTATCCTGCTTGACAATATGATCGGCGAAACGGCGATCATAAATACGCTAGGCGAGCTTGAGGTGCTGGCCGGGCCCGAGGAAAGCGGCGTGCCGCTAAGCGAATTTGCCGATCTGATCGATGAGAAATTCGGTGAAAAAGCCGCGCGCGAACCACTAAAGAATTTTTTCAGCTACGAGATGGAGCCGCGCGGAAGCGAGGTGCGCGAGGACGTGATCGTAGGCACCACCTGCCTGACTAACATCGTAAATCAATATCTAAACGGCGAGCGTGACATCTACAATGAAGCTTACGAACTTGGTATCAAATTTTGCTTTCTTAGCATAGGTAACGGCGGCGATATGCAGGCAGGCTTTGATCTGCGAAATAAAATCGAGGACGAGGAGCTAGAGAGCTGCGGCTCGTTTTTAGAGATAATCGGCGGCGCCACGGGACAGAGACACGCATACATCGATCTCATCTGCTATGACGAGGAAAGACTAAAAGAAAAAGTAAGCGAGCTTTGCAAAAAATATGGCGCAAGTATCGAAATTCACGACTTTAAGCGGTAAATTTAACCGCGGGCGTTAAATTTAGCTTTTGCACGCCCGCACTATTTTAATTTTGGCGCTAAATTTTACTTTTTGATATTGGTTGTGGCGGATTATTCCGCCCATTTCTGCTAGCTCAAAAGCAAAATTTAACAAACATCACAGCGCATGTAGCTCTAGATCTCTCTGTGCTAGCTGTATTTTAAAATTTATAGCAACAAGGCTTATTTGTCAGCTCATCTCAACGCAAATTTTTTAGATACTGGCACGCGCTAAATTCCCCGAGCTTGCAGCCCCTGTCGTAAAGTTCTTTGGCTGCGTTTTTATTCTTTTCTACGCCCATGCCTTTTTCGTAGGCAAAGCCCAAATTTGCACAGGCTAGCGCGCTAGCACCCGAACAAGCGTTAGTAAAGAGCACAACGGCTCTTTCGTAGTCTTTTTCTACACCCTCGCCCTTAAAATAGCAAACCCCAAGATCGGCGCAAGACTCCACGTGCCCGCGCTCGCAAGAGGCCGCATACATCTGCGCCGCCTTTGCCGCGTCCTTTTCTACGCCGCCACCTAGCGCGTAGCTTAGAGCGAGATTATAGCACGCCGTTTCCTCGCCTAGCTTGCAGGCTTTAGCAAACAACTCGTTCGTTTTTTTGCCGTCAGGATAGACGCCAAGCCCCTTGCCGTAGCTATACGCTAGGCTCGCGCACCCCTCGCCTACGCCTTTTTCGCAAGCTTTAGCAAAAAGCTCGTTTGCCTTTTTATGATCTTGCGCTGTGCCCTGCCCGCTTTGATAAAGAAGCCCCAAATACACGCAGGCTTTATCCGCGCCCAACTCACAAGCCTTGTCGTAGTATCGCACGGCTTTTGTAAATACCTTATCAAATTCGTAAAAATACCCCAGCCCCGCACAATACATCGCGTTTTTCTCGCCGCCTTCATCGCAGGCAAGCTCTAAGTTTTTAATCGCGAGCGAGAGCCTTTTACAAATCTCGTCGTTTCCCTTTTTGCACTCCTTGCTAAAATCGGCTAGCTCGCCGCAAAAAGCCAGCGCCGCAAAAAACGCAAGTAAAATAAAACGTCTCATAAGCTCAAATTTCCTTTCAAATTTTATAAATTTACCGCCGTAAAGCGCCGAAGCCAAAATGTCCGAAGTATAAATTTAAAAAGATTAAAATTCAAATTTGGCTAAAATCGCTATCAAAAAGGAGCTTAAAATGATTTTTGAAGACGAGCTGATTTTCGTCGAGCGAGAGACGAGCGAAATCCCGTGGGTAAAAATTTTTACCAAAACGCCGTTTAAGGAGCTAACAGACTGCGACGAAGCGACGCAAAAAAGGGTATTTGAAGCGGTTTTAACGACCGAAAAAGTAATGAGAAAATTTTATAATCCAACAAAAATAAACATCGCAAGCTTTGCCAACTACGTGCCGCGAGTGCATTTTCACGTGATGGCGAGGTTTGAGAGCGATAGCTTTTTCCCGGAGTCAATGTGGGGCAAAAAACAGCGCGAGGGCGAGCTAAATTTGCCTGATTTTGCCGAATTTTCTCAAATTTTAGCGCGCGAGCTAGGCAAAACACGTGAATAAAAAAATACTTCTAACGCTCGCGATCATCGTAGTAGCAGGCGTTTTGGCGGTTTATAAGGCGCGCTGGGACGAGCAGACGCAGACGGAAAATATCAAAAAATTTCTCGACTTTCAAACGCAAATTTTAAATAAAAATATCGAAGAAGAAAAACTCTCCGCGATGACGGTTGCTACGCTGTTAGCGCAAAACGAACACGTAAAAAAGTGCATGGGCCAAAATAACCGCCAAATGTGCCTAGAGACGCTTAGCGAATTTACCAAAACGCTAAGCAAGGTGCCGATTTACGAAAATGCCAAATTTCACATCCATACGCCTGAGATGAGGAGCTTTGCTAGGAGCTGGATACCGATGTATAACGACGATCTAACGAACTTTCGCCACTTGCTAGCCGAGGCTAAAAACGGCGTAGCCGCAGGCATCGAGGTCGGTCGCGCTGGAGTTTTCATTAGGTCGGTCGCGCCGATATTTGATGATAAAAAGATGCTCGGCAGTATCGAAGTGCTGCTTGATTTTAAGCATTTGAGCGACTTTTTCGCGCAGCAAGGGCTTGATCTTTTCGTATTACTCGACGCCGGCGGCGACTCGCCGTATCAAAACAGCAGCGACGAGGGCATTATCGACGGCTTTCATTTCGTAAACAAGAGTTACGCAAATTTAAACGTCTTGCCGATGCTAAAGGATATAAAATTTAAAAGCGGAGGATTTTATCAGACGGATTCGCACGCCTTTACCGTCCAGCCGATGAACGACGCAAAGGGCGAGCGCGTGGGGTATTTCGTGATTTATTTTAACTCCGACTCAAAGGAGCGAAATTTAGCAAAGCTGGGCGTTTGGTTTGATTAGTCAAGCAGGCTTTTTGAGTACGGCGAAAATTTGTAGGTAAAGACGCTGCCTTTGCCCAGTTCGCTTTTCACGCCGTACTCTACGCCGTTTTTCACGCAGATACTTTGCACGATATTTAGCCCTAGTCCAAAGCCGCCCTGCACGCCTTCGTCTCTAACGTAGCGTTTCCAAATTTTACTCGTATCTTTTATGCCTTCGCCCTCGTCCTCGACTACGAGCACGATTTTGCCGCTTTTTTCAAAAAGACGTAAATTTATTATTCCTCCTTCGCGGCTGTATTTTACGGCATTGCTTAGGTTGTTATCGATCAGTCTGCCCGCCTCTATCTTGCTCATAAAAATTTGCAAATCAGGCTCGACGAAGTCGTAAATTTTGATATTTTTCGCCATCGCGATACCGCGCTCGCTCGAGGCTAAATTCGCTCAAATTTAAAATCTCCGGCGGAAATAAAATATATCCGCGCTTGATGTAGTACTCGGTGTCCTCGTAGGTGACTTGCATCTGTTTTAGGGCCGAGCGCATGCGGGTGACGTATTTGTTATCAAGACCCAGCATCTCGAGGTTTATGCCGATGACTCCCAGCGGCGTTTTTAGCTCGTGCATCGCGTCGTTAAAAAAGTTATTCATATATTTTTTAGCGTCTTTATACGGCTTTATACCGCTAATAAACGACAGATAAAGCGCGAAAAATACGACCACGAGTGCAAATGCTAGAGTTAGAGCCGTGACGAATAAAATCCTAGCCGCGTTTTGCTTTTTGGCTAGCACGAGATAATAAAACTCGCCGTCCGCACTAAAATAGGTCTTGTAAAAAAGATGGCCGTTTTCTTGGCGGGTGATAAATTTTAAATCGCTCGGTCGCGCGTCCAAATTTGAGACGATCTGCTTTTCTTTGAGATCAAAAACGCCGTATCTATAGGTAAGCGAAATAGGCAAAGTCTCGTTTTTATCGAGCGCTTTGCGGATTTTACCCTCGTACTCCAGCAGCTCGAACATATTTTTTGAGTATTCGTCTTTGGAGCTTAAATTTATGATCTCGTAGCTTTGAAATATAAACAAAGCCATGATGATAAAAGTGGCTAAGATAGGGATTTTAAGATTTTGAAACATCTATTTTGTAGCCTAGTCCGCGCGCTGATTTTATAAACTCTGGAGTCGTTTTTTGACGGATTTTTAGTATATGCATGCGCACGTCGGCGGGGTCGATTTCCTTGTCGTTCCACACCTCGGCGCGTAGCCTTTCGATACCTACGAAGCTGTTTTTATGAAACAGCAAGCACTCGATGATCGCAAATTCTCTCGTACTTAGCTCAACCGGCTCGCCTTTAAATTTGAGCCGCTTTTTAGCGGTATCTAGGCTAAAGTTTTCATCGATCGCGATTAAGTTTTTATCGTCTCTGCCGTGATATTTTCGCATTAGCTCGTTTACTCTAAATTTTAGCTCGGCTAGCTCAAAGGGCTTTTTTAGGTATTCGTTACAGCCTAGCTCGTATCCGACCGCCATATCGTCTATATCCACGAGCGAGGTCATTATCATTATGGGCGTTTCACAGCCGATATCTTTGGCATATTTTATCACCTCGTGTCCGCTTATATGCGGGACCTTGATGTCAAGGATCAGCAGGTGATAAAAGCCCGCCGCTATCTTATCGCAGGCGATCTTGCCGTCTGGCGCCTCATCGACCTCGTAGCCTAGGCTTTCTAGGTATTCGCTAACGCTCTCACGATATACGAAGTCGTCTTCAAGCAGTAAAATTTTCATAAATTCTCCGAATTTTATCGCAATATTTTAAGGGAGATGATAGCTAAAAATGATTTTGGATCGTCTGAATTTAAAAAGGCTCGGCGAGTTTACCGAGCCCAATATGGTCAAATTTAACCTAAATTTCACGCACCCGTGAAAACTTGACCCGCATAAACGATGTAGTATCTTAGCATTACGACGCCGCAGATAACTACAAGAGAGTTTGCTATGATGTAGCCAACTCTATAAGCGTGATTTTTAAGAGCCGTTAGCGCTATGGTGATAGGAGTCAAAAGTCCGATACCCACGACGCCTATCCAAAAGATTAGCGCGTATTGTCCGGTGCTTAGAGCTTGTTTAGCTGCGACCGCACTCGCTCCGCCCTCGAAATATAGTCCCAAAAATAGTATCGCGATAAGCGGTATCTCAAAAAGTACGGCGCGCAAGTCCATAACCAAAAGGTACTTCACGTTGTCTTCGTTAAGAAGGTGTTTGAAGCACAAAAGTCCAACTAGGATGTTTGTCGCTACGCCTGAGCTAAAGCCTGATGTTAGGAACAAGATCGGCAAAATCGGCGTGTTCCAAAGCGGAAGCTTAGTAATCGCGCTAAGCAAAAAGCCCGTATATATGCCTACGCCGATCGCAAGGCCGAAAAGCGCCATCTCGACTATCTTTGAAAGAGGCGCAAAAGAGCGAATCAGTCTAGAAATAGGACGTAAAATCGCTAGAATTTTATACTTTTCTATCTCTTCTTCGAAAATAATTACCGCAAAAAGATAAGCTAGCGGCGTATAAAGTAGCAGTAGCGCAACGCCGATAGACATAACCGAACCGAAGTTGTACTTAATCAAAATCCAGTAAAAACTAAGCGGCTTGCCAAGGTCAAGCACCAAAAGCGCAAGGCCCACGGTGATCGTTATAGGAGCCACTAGAGCGCCCGCCTTTACCATAGCGTCCCAGATGCTACCGTCTTGTTTTTTGTGGTAGTTCCACTTAACCAGCAAGGCAACCATCATCGCGCCTGCGGACAAACCCGCCAAAAATAGATAAACCGCTATCGGCCACGGCCAGTAAATTTCATTATATTGCGCTACGCTTCCCCACATATTATTCATGGCTTCCTCCTTTGCGGTTAGCTATCATAGCAAGCTTGGGTTTGGTTTTAAGCTCGGCTTTAGGATAGTAGTGAGCTTTGGTATTTAAAATTTTACTTACTTCGCTGTTTGGATCGTTTATATCGCCAAATGCCAAAGCATCGGTCGGACAAACGGTTACGCACGCAGGCTGCTCGCCTACGCTCACTCTAGTTTCAAAGCAAAACGTACATTTGCCTATCTCGCCGGTTTTTGGCTCGACGTAGCGAGCGTCGTAAGGACAGGCTAGGATGCAGTATTTGCAAGATACACAGGTAGAGTGATCTAGCAGCACGATACCCTCAGCCGTCTGAAAGCTAGCTCCCGTAGGGCAAACGGTCACGCACGGAGCGTCCTCGCACATCACGCAGCTGTGTCTACTAAAATCGGTTTTTAAATTTGGAAATTTACCCTTTATCTGCGAATGAACTTGGAGCCTAAAAACGCCTCTAGGCACTTCGTTTTCGCTCCTGCAAGCCACCGAGCACGCTTGGCAGCCTATGCAGAGGTTTTCGTCATGTATCATTCTATACGCTTTTTTCATCTTTTTTCCTTTACGCTTTTATTATCTTGACGCCGACGTTTCGCACCATCGTAGAGGCGACGGGGCCGATCACGGTAGGATCTAGCAGCTTGCTTTGATTAGTTCCCGCGCCGTTCGTGCGCTTTAGTCCGGCGCTTTCGTGACCAAAACCGTGATAGACGAAAAGCGTATCCTCCCTGATGCCTTCAGTCAGCATCACGTTTGCCTTTTCCTTCGCGGTTTTGCTTTGAAGGGTTATCTTATCGCCGTCTTTTAGCCCGTATTTTTTCGCGGTATTAGGATGTATCCAGACGGGCGCGCTACTCATCAGGTCGTTTAAAAATTCGACGTTTTGCGTGTGGCCGTTGGTGTGTATCGGCGTTTTGCCGCTCATTAGACAAAGCTCCTCGCCGAAAAATACGTCCATGCCCTCGGCGTTTAAGCAGCCGTATCCGGGAAACTGTTTTTCCACTTTTTCGCTAAAAAGCTCTATTTTGCCGCTATCGGTTTTAAATTTGACCTGCGACTCCATCAGCCCGTCTTCGCCCACGAACTGTGCCGCGCTAGGAAATTTTTTAGTAAATTCTTTTACGCTATCTTTTTCTCTAAACAAAATCCCCGGTACCTTCCACGTGACGTAGCCTTTTTTAACTAGCTCCGCTAACAGCTCGGCGTTTCCTTTTACTTGTTTGATTCTCCACTCGTCCATAGTATTTGCGGAGTACTGCTCGTCTATCTTCATCCTGCGAGCTAGCCCTCTAAAGATATCGTAGCCGTTTTTGGTGTCGCCTATAGGATCTACGACCTTATTTCTTATCATATACGCGGGTTTTAGTCCTGATTTATCCTCGATGCCTTCGTCGCGCTCCAGATAGGTGCTCTCAGGCAGTATCACGTCCGCCCATATCGCAAAATCGCTCATATAAATATCCGAACAAACGATAAAATCAAGTTTTTTAAGGCTTTCTATCGTAGTTTGCGTACCTGCGACGTTTATAGGGTGATTAAATCTTATGCTAAACCAGCCTTTTACGGGATAAGGCTTTTCGCTTAGTATAGCTTGCGGAATTTGCATCAAAACGCCATGACTCCTGCCGACGAATTTATTTACCCCGTCCTCGCCGGCGCCGTCTATCCTAGGAGTTTTAGGCACTTTTATCGCGGCGTCCGGGTTCGTGATCTCTGGGATTAGCTCTTCGCCTGCTAAAGTATTATATAGCTTAGCCTTTTTGCCGCCGAAAATTCCGCCCTTTTTCTCCCAGTTACCCATCATCGCGTTTGCCGTCATTATGGCTCTAGTGCGGATGTATTCGGCTCTAGTCGTAGTCGTGTTGTGACCGAAGTCTATGATGACTTTAGGAGCCGCTTTCCAGATTTCGCCAGCGATTCGCTCAACCGTTTTTGCAGGTATTCCCGTGATCTTTTCTTGCCACTGCGGAGTTGTGTCTTTGGTCGCTTCTACGACTTTATCAAATCCAATCGTAAATTTCTCTATAAATTCTTTATCGTACGCGTCGTTTTTGATCCACGTGTGAATGAGCGCCAAAACGAAGGCCAGATCGGTGCCGGGTTTTACCGGTAGCCACTCGTCGGCTTTTGAGGCCACGACGCTAAAGCGTGGATCTAAAACCAGCAGCTTCGTATCTTCTTTAGCAGCCATCTTAGCCAGCTTTTTAGCGTCGGCGATGACGATGCCTTCAAAGAGATTGTGCCCGAAATTTACAACGTATTTTGCGTTAGCGAAGTCCCTTTTTAGCTTCGCATCTCCGTACATATGCGTACAAACCATCTGATAGGTCACGGGACAACAGGACAGGTGCGAGAAGCAATTAGGCGAGCCGTATGCGCTGGCAAAGGTCGTCATTAGCTTGTGCGTTTGGCTCGATTTTGCCGTAAACACGAAGCTCTCGGGACCGTATTTTTCCTTGATTTCTAGCATTTTCTTAGCCACAAGATCAAGCGCCTCGTCCCAGCTCGCCTCGCGCCATTTATTTTCGCCGCGCTCGCCTACTCTGATGAGGGGCTTAACAAGACGCTGCGGATCGTAGAGCTGATTGTGCCCGCTGCCGCCTCTAGCGCACACGGAAGTCGCCGTGCCGCCTACTTTGCCGTTGCCTTGGATGAAGACGGTTTTGCCGTCTACGACCTTGGCCTCGATAGGACAGCGAGAAGAGCACATCTCGCAAAAGCTATAAACGGTCTTATCGCCGCCTTCTAGCGCTTTGGCGCCGACGGCGCCTAAAGTACCGGGCGCGTAAGTCATCGCAAGCAAGCCCGTGGCGGTGGATGCTTTTAAGAAATTTCGCCTTGAAGTATCCATTTTTTCTCCCTTTTTGAAATAAATTTGATGAAATCTTAAATAATCAATGTAAATTATACGTAAATTTTTCGTATCAATATAAATTTTAATTGATAACGATTATTTCGTTTTTTAGGGGAGAAGCTTAAATTTAATTTTAAATTTGTCAAATTTACAAATATCAAATTTTAACGGATGATGATATTTGATCCGCCGTTTGCTTAAATTTATAACTTAAAAAGTATTCTTGCGATTTCCGTCAAAAATTATTTTAATTTTATTTGTATATAATTCGCGTATTTTTTCAAAAAGGCAAAATTAATGAAAAAGCAAATTTACATCATTCACGGCTACGACGCCTCGCCGCAAAGCCACTGGTTTTCTTGGTTTAAAGAAAAGATGCGCGGCCTTGCCGAGGTGGAAATTTTAAAGATGCCAAATCCGCAAACGCCAAAGCTAAACCAGTGGCTAGAAACGATGAAGCAAAACGTAAATTTAGGCGAAAATTCATTTATCATCGCCCATAGCCTAGGCACGATAACTAGCCTAAATTTTCTTAGCAGTTTTGCAAATTTACCAAAATTTGGCGGTCTAGTCCTCATCTCGCCGTTTGACGAGCCGATTAAGGAATTTGCGATTTTGGATGAGTTTTGCGAGCCGCAAATCGACTACGAAAAGATAAAACCCGCAGCGAATTTTATAAAAGTAATAGCCGCAAAAGACGATTATATCGTGCCTTGCGAGCTTAGCCTAAAGGTCGCACGAAATTTAGGCGTAACGCCCGATATCTTTGAAAAAGGCGGACACTTTTTGGGCGCGGACGGCTTTAACGAATTTGAGTTTATATTAAATTTATTTAAATTTAAAGACGAAAAATTATCATAAAATAATAACTAAAAAGTAAGATTATTTAAAAAAAATTACTATAATGTGCATTTTGATTTACTAAATTTATGTTCAAGGATATGTTTTGAGCGAGTTAAAATCCCTATTTTTCAGTATGACGTCGGCCGTCGTGCTACTTATTATATTTGCTATCGGTAGCGGCGCGGCAACGATAATAGAAAGCTACTACGACACAAAAAGCGCGTGGGCAGCGGTTTACGGAGCGAGTTGGTTTGCTTTGGTGCAGGTGCTTTTAGGCATAAATTTAGCTTACAATATTTTTAGATACAACCTTTTAAGAAAAGAAAAACTACCCGTTTTGATATTTCACGTTAGTTTTTTGTTTATGCTTTTAGGCGCGGCGATGACGCGATATCTAGGCTTTGAGGGCAACATCCACATCAGAGAAAACGAAACCTCAAACGCGGTATTCGGATCCATATCCAGGATAGAAATCGCCGCCGAAAAAGACGGTCAAATTTACTCAAACTCAATCCCGAAACAAATCACTTCCATCGGTTCAAACGATTTTAACTTGCCGCTTGAAATCGCGGGCAAAAAAGCAAATTTAACCTTTGACGGATACTACAAAAAGGCCGAAACCGAGTACTACGAAGCAGACAAAGGCGAGCCGCTCGTTAGGCTTGCAGTATCAAGCCTCGACTCAAAAGAAGAAATAAGCCTGCAAGCGGGCGAAACTCGCGAGGTGGGCGGCGTTAGCTTTGCATTCGACGCGCAGCCGCTACTTGAAAATTTCGTCAAAATCGAGCTAAAAAATGGCAAATTTTATCTAACTTCAAACCAAAATATCGGCTACTTTACGATGGCGACGAATGAAAAAGGCGAGTACGAAAAAGACAAAGCGACCGAGTTTTTACCGATGCAGCTCTATACGGTCACGGATGTAAATTTCGTACCAAAATCATTGCTAACAAAAGCTGCCAAACGAGTCGTGAGCAAAAACGGCGAGTATGACGCATTGGTGGCAAATTTGACGTTTGACGGCCAGACGCAGCAGCTCATGCTCTACGAAAACAGCTACATACCGGCTAAAGCTAAGATTGACGGCGTACTTTTTAACGTTTACTGGGGTTCAAAGATGGTCGAGCTTCCATTTTCTTTAAAACTTGAAGACTTCGAGCTTAAGCGCTATCCGGGCTCAAATTCGCCGATGAGCTACTCTAGCGACGTCATCGTCGAGGACTCTAGGAGCGGAAACTATCCGTATAAAATTTATATGAACCACGTACTAGATCACGACGGATATAGATTTTTTCAAAGCAGCTACGACCAAGACGAGCTTGGCACCGTACTATCGGTAAACCGCGATCCGGGTAAGATTCCGACCTACATCGGCTACTTTTTGCTGGGACTGGGACTATTTTTCAACGTCGTAAATCCTCGCTCGCGCTTTAGAAAACTAGCTAAAATGATAAACGAGGATGCCGTTAAAAAAGTCGCGAGCTTTGTTCTGGTAGCCTGCTTTGCAGCATTTGCCCCAAGCAAAACCTACGCGGCCGATAACGCTAGAAACATCGATGCAAACCACGCCAAAGAGCTTTCTACGCTAATCATCCAAAGCGCCGACGGCAGAATGAAGCCTTTTGACACCGTAGCAAGAGAAATTTTAAACAAGATCCACCGCAGCGATACGCTAGACGGCCTAAATGCAAACCAAGCCATACTTTCTATGATGATAAACGCCCCGTACTGGCGCGACGTGCCGATAATCTACGTCGGAAATAAAGAGCTAAAAAAGCTAATCGGCATAGACGAAAAGGCTAAATACGCGAGCTATAACGACTTTTTTGCAAGTGATAAAGACGGTAAAATCATCTACAAACTAAACAAATTTGCCGAAGCCGCAAACCGCAAAACTCCGGGCGAGCGAGGCACGTTTGATAAAGACTTGCAAAAAGTGGACGAGCGCTTAAATATCCTTTACATGGTGTTTATAGGCGAAGTCTTTACGATGTTCCCAAAAATGGACGACCCGAATAACAAATGGTACGGTATAGCCTCAGCCATGATGTATCTTCCTAAAAACGAGAGCGAGCCGATCGGCAGAATGCTAAGAAGCTATTTCACTAGCGTTGCCGAAGCTACAGAAAACAACAACTGGCGCCGAGCAAATCAAGCTCTAGCCGAGATCAAAACCTATCAGCAAGAACACGGCAAAGCGGTCATCCCGGGCGAAAAACGCATCGAGATGGAGCTATTTTTTAATGAATATAAAATTTTCGAGTCGCTAACGCCGATATATCTTTTGGCAGGGTTTGGCCTTTTATGCTTCGTGTTTGCTAAGATGGCAAAGCCTAAACTAAATATCAAATGGCTATTTGGTATCGTTTACGGCGTAAATATCTTAGCGTTTTTACTGCATACTTTTGGTATCAGCATACGCTGGTATATCGCCGAGCACGCGCCGTGGAGCAACGCCTACGAGTCGATGATCTACATCGCTTGGGCGCTTAGCTTATCAGGTCTAGTGTTCTCACGCCAAAGCCCGATAGCTATGGCGCTAACCTCGATTTTAGCCGGCGTTACGCTATTTGTCGCGCACCTTAGCTGGATGGATCCGCAGATCACTACTCTAGTGCCTGTGCTTCAGAGCTACTGGCTAACGATCCACGTTTCAGTCATCACCGCTAGTTACGGATTTTTGGGACTTTGCTCACTACTGGGTATGTTTACACTCGTACTTTTTGCCCTGCAAGGCGGCAAAGAGCATAAGGAAATTTCGCGAAATATCCTAGAGGCCACGCGTATAAACGAGATGGCGATGATACTGGGTCTTAGTCTGCTTACGATGGGAAACTTCCTGGGCGGCGTTTGGGCGAACGAGAGCTGGGGTCGCTACTGGGGCTGGGATAGTAAGGAGACGTGGGCGCTGGTTTCTATTCTCGT encodes the following:
- the ccsA gene encoding cytochrome c biogenesis protein CcsA; its protein translation is MSELKSLFFSMTSAVVLLIIFAIGSGAATIIESYYDTKSAWAAVYGASWFALVQVLLGINLAYNIFRYNLLRKEKLPVLIFHVSFLFMLLGAAMTRYLGFEGNIHIRENETSNAVFGSISRIEIAAEKDGQIYSNSIPKQITSIGSNDFNLPLEIAGKKANLTFDGYYKKAETEYYEADKGEPLVRLAVSSLDSKEEISLQAGETREVGGVSFAFDAQPLLENFVKIELKNGKFYLTSNQNIGYFTMATNEKGEYEKDKATEFLPMQLYTVTDVNFVPKSLLTKAAKRVVSKNGEYDALVANLTFDGQTQQLMLYENSYIPAKAKIDGVLFNVYWGSKMVELPFSLKLEDFELKRYPGSNSPMSYSSDVIVEDSRSGNYPYKIYMNHVLDHDGYRFFQSSYDQDELGTVLSVNRDPGKIPTYIGYFLLGLGLFFNVVNPRSRFRKLAKMINEDAVKKVASFVLVACFAAFAPSKTYAADNARNIDANHAKELSTLIIQSADGRMKPFDTVAREILNKIHRSDTLDGLNANQAILSMMINAPYWRDVPIIYVGNKELKKLIGIDEKAKYASYNDFFASDKDGKIIYKLNKFAEAANRKTPGERGTFDKDLQKVDERLNILYMVFIGEVFTMFPKMDDPNNKWYGIASAMMYLPKNESEPIGRMLRSYFTSVAEATENNNWRRANQALAEIKTYQQEHGKAVIPGEKRIEMELFFNEYKIFESLTPIYLLAGFGLLCFVFAKMAKPKLNIKWLFGIVYGVNILAFLLHTFGISIRWYIAEHAPWSNAYESMIYIAWALSLSGLVFSRQSPIAMALTSILAGVTLFVAHLSWMDPQITTLVPVLQSYWLTIHVSVITASYGFLGLCSLLGMFTLVLFALQGGKEHKEISRNILEATRINEMAMILGLSLLTMGNFLGGVWANESWGRYWGWDSKETWALVSILVYAAVLHIRFIPKLNSQYAFAVTSMFAYWSIIMTYFGVNFYLSGMHSYAAGEPIPVPTFVWVGALLMVLIAVLAYFRKPDKTVKL